CTACAACTGTAGTTTCTACCTTTTAACTTCGGTAACTGATGTAAATGAATAATCATAATTTTTCCTATTCGTCAAAATTTATAATATTATTTGCTGGCTGAGGCAATGAAGTATTAACAACCTGCTCAGATATGATACTTTCTTTGACAATATCAGCTTTTTCAAATTCTGAGACAACAATATCATCAAACCTGCCATTTCTAATAACTATATAACCTCTGTATCTGTCATCTGAAATTTGTGTATTGTAATCAAATGAATACACTCGATAAAAAGCTGGTCTTTTATTCTCAAATTGTAAATTTATCTTACGCAGACAAACGGTATCATCAAGTAAGTCCAAATTGTATTTAACTGCTGTGCGCTCTGCTACGCTTATAGCGTACTCTTTATTTTTCATAAAGTTGCGCCATGCAAAAAAACATCCAGCTAGAAAAATTAGTGTATATAAAGCTATTGACATACTAGCGCCTTAAAATCTCTATTAACAGATTATTATATGTTAAAATCTATCCGTTAAAAACATAACAGTTAGATTACTTTGAAAATTTTAAAATACTTTTATGGATCTTTGTTTGTGACACTAATTGGTATTACTATTGCTGTATTTATCTATCCAACTGCACCGCTAGAAACAATATACTCGGTATTAATATTAGCGATACTTGAAATATCGCTTAGCTTTGATAATGCTGTAATCAACGCAAAGATTCTTGGCCAGATGCCACAAAGATGGCAAAAAATTTTCATCTATCTAGGTTTACCTATCGCTGTCTTCGGCATGCGTTTAATATTTCCAATCTTACTAGTAAGTGTGGCTAGTGGTATCAATTTTGCTAGTGTAGTTACTCTTGCTCTAGATAATCCACAAAAATACCAGGCAATATTAGAGCATTCAATGCCTTATATTTGTAGCTTTGGTGGTAGTTTCCTACTTATGGTCTTCTTAAACTTCTTTCTAAGTGAAAATAAAGGACACCATTGGATACCACTTATTGAAAACAACATAGTTACAAAAAAAATCCGTAATTATGATGGTGGCTACATTTTTTTTGCGATTATCATTGGTGCTATTACAATCTACTATGCTGATTCGAACCATCAAGGTAGTTTAGCTCTTGCTTTTCTCTTAGGTATAATAGTTCATGAGAGTATTGGCCTGCTTAACTCATTATTTGACACAGCTAAAGTTAGTACTACAGATGTCGCTCGTAATGGTTTAATCGGTTTCATCTATTTAGAGATAATAGATGCTTCATTTAGCTTTGATGGTGTTATTGGGGCATTTGCTATTACTGCTAATATCATTATTATTATGATTGGTCTAGGTATTGGCGCGATGTTTGTACGATCTTTAACTATACTATTTGTTGAGAAAGAAACCTTAGCAAAATATATCTATCTAGAGCATGGTGCACACTATGCAATTGGCTTTCTAGCGCTAGTATTATTACTAAAAATATTTATGCATATCCCTGAATTGTTTAGTGGCTCAATTGGTATATTAGTACTGACTGTAGCATTTATTCATTCTATAATATCTCATAAAAAACTACATAATTAAACTTACTAACTCAGTAACATTTCTAGCTAGGTATTTAGACAAATTTATTACCTTCTCTCTCTCAACATGCTCGATATAAGCAATAAACTTAGCTGCATAGCCTTTTTCATACAACTGATAATCAGTATAACCATCACCAATAGCTATAACCTCACCGTTAATTAAATCTTTAGCTTGCTCAAAAGCACTTAACTTAGAATCACAAGCACCATTAGAGTTATCAAGCGCTTTGAAGCTACCATCTCTGTTCCAAATAGCCTCTACAGCGAAGATATTTTGCCTTGGAATAGCTAAATAATCAGCAAATGGCTGGATACTTTCGGTTAATCCACCACTAAAAACCCATATTTCAAAGCCTTTGTTTTTGAGTTTTTGAACTAGCTCTTTGATACCATCTGTTAATAAGTTAGGGCAATATTTGTCACTAAACTCTTTTATACTCTGTCTAGTTGGGCTAGCAATTGCAAGTCTTTTCGCTAGAGAATCTCTAAAGCAGATATCTCCTTGCATACCTAAGTTAGTTATATGCTCTATTTCTTTTAGCTTTGTTGGAGATTTTTGTAATATTGGCTCTAAAATAAGCTCTAAAGATTCTTTTTTAATTAATGTTGAATCAAAATCAAAAATTATATTTTTCATAAAATTAATTATTTTAGGTAAATTCCATGCAATGCAGGTGGAATTAGAATTGGTAAATATGCTTTATATACTAGTGTTAAATCATTTGCATTTAAATAGGCAATATAACTAAGCTGCATTTGTATATCAATGACATTAACAAAAATCAAACCATCATCTTCGCTTTGAGCTTGCGGATTTGCAATAAATATTGGTTCAGAAACAAAATGATCGTCTCCAAAGCTATATCTATCAATACTTCCATCGGTAATATCAAATTTAATTATACTATTAAAGAAATCTGCTTCAGTCTCTCTATTTGCTAGATATACATAGCGATAAGATTTCATTAAAAAGCTTTGATTAATTCTAGGAAACTCAACATTATAATCTGCAACTACCCTTTTAGATATTTCAGCATTACTAATATCTATAGTTGTGCGAACAAGCTGGGTTTTAAGCTTACAATCATTAGTCTTAATATTTTTAAAATAAAACTTTTTGTAGGGATCAAAGCTATCAGTATATTCAATAAAATCTAGATGAATCTGGTTATCAACTTCAAAAGCATTAACACTATGAAGAAAAACCATAGTTGGTGCTTGTATAAAAGTGGCTTTAAGTGAATTTCTATTTAAAAGCAAAAACTTACAACTAGCATTTTTATCATAGCTAATAACTTCAGCAATAGGCTTAGTCAAAAATTCTAAAGGATTTGCCCTTAATGGACCTAAATATAAGACAACATAATTATCTGTGACAAACAAAGTATGATTGTATATAAATTGCTTATCGCTAAACTGATAGAGCTTTTCTCTTTTGGTGCTATTTTTAGAGATTTTATAAATAATATATTTGCAGTTTCTTGATATATCGACTACAAAATTAAACTGCTCTTGAGTAATAGGATCAAGCTGAGGGTGGGCACAACTAAACTGCCCTTTGAGCTTATCATTAAATCTAAATTCTTTTAATGTCTCAAGATTATTGCTACTAAACTCAATTAGCGTAGTGGCTTCAGTAGCTGCTAATAATCTATTACTTAGGCTAAAAATATTTACATTACAACTTGGCTTTTCTACCTTAAAACCTAATATAGTTTTTATTATCGATGTAATTTTAGAAGGTAGCATAGTTCCGAATTCATCATATTTCATACGTCCATTATTAGCTGCGAAATATTGCTCAGATCTTAAATATTTATTTGAAAAATAAATATCTTTTTTGCTACTTTCAAAACTATATAGCATTGCTAAACCATCAAACCAGTGATTTAGCTTAACTTTACCATATTCAAATTTAGCAGGACCAACTCTAAGTATCTGACCGCCAAACCAGTCAGGTAAATTTGAAACTTGTGGCTTGAGAAGATGTTGCGAGAATTCTTCGGCTACATTAGCAAATGCTAAATTTAGTTTACTCATATAAGCTTTTAATAAATACCAAACGCCAATAATTTATATTATACTCTTTTCTACGCTTTATTTTGTAATATTAAGCAATAAATGATTAGTTATAAACAAATGCCGCAAGGTACAATTACAGATAAATATTATTCAAATTTTCTCAACTGTTGGTTATGCAGTGCTAATGGGGCTACTTAATTTCTACCTCACAGATCACGGTGGTTTTACAAAAACTCAAGCAAATACTCTTACTGCGAGCTTTTTTGCTCTAAACTTTTTACTACATTTTTTAGGTGGTGCTTTAGGTGGTAGATTTTTTAGTTTCAGAGGTTTGTTTCTAGTTAGCATATCTTTACAGGTAGCCAGTATGTTTATGATTGCCGAACATAATCAAACACTGATAGTCTACGGCATGGCACTATTTATCACTGGCGCTGGACTTAATGTCAGCTGCCTTAATATGATGTTAACTCAACTCTTTAAGCCAGAAGATCACAGTCGTAGGATTGCATTTTCAATAAACTATAGTTGTATGAATATAGGTTTTGTTGGTAGCTTTATCTTAGCTGGAGTTATACAGAGTTATGGTGCTTATACTATCGCATTTTATACAGCTGCTGCGTGTTTAGCACTAACAGTGATTTTGCATCTACTAAATTTTAAAAATGTTGAGGATAAAGATACATTTTTCCATAACCAATTTTCTAAGTCTAAAGCACGTTATTTAGTAGCTCCTGGAGTAATCTTAGTATGCTTTTTATTCTCAATATTTCTAATTAGACATGCAGAATTTGGTAGCAACCTTGTCATATGCGTATTTATTTCAGTATTTGTATATTTAGCTTTTATCACTTTAAAACAGGAGCGTGAGTATAGAGAACGCATAATCGCCTTTATGCTATTAAGTTCAGCATGTATGATTTTTGCATTTGTTCAAGGTATGCAAAGCTCAGCATTAGAAAATTTTGTTGAGTTTAATACCAACAAATCTTTATTTGGTATAACTATGCAGCCAGCAACTATAAATACTTTTGAAAGTTTAGGAGTAATTATTTTTGGTTTCTTGTTAGCAATATTATCCAAGCGAAGACAAAAAAACGGTACTACACTTTCTCCAGGCAGCTTAATCACTAGAGGTATCGGCTTATATATAGTAGCTTTTATGATGATACCTATAGGAATTTTATTAGCTAATAAGACTACAGGTACTGTTAATGTTATCTTTCCGATACTATTACTTTTAATCGTTGCAGCAGGTGAAATCCATGTAAATGCTACTAGTTATGCTTTAGTTGGTGATCTAATCAAACCTGTTCACCAGGGAATTTTTACCGGCTATATGTTTGTAAATGTTGCTATTGGTATTGTAATCTCTGGTCCTGTTTCTAATTATGCTATCGGAAACAAACTAAAAGCTGAAGATATTACTGCTTTAGGCACAAATCAAATGTACTCAAACATCTTTGTTTGTCTAACAATTATTGCTACTATTTTAACAATCATTTTCTTCGTAATTTCAAAAAAAATTAATAAAGTGTTTGATAATATTAAAGAATATTAATAATTTACTTTTTTTCTATCTAAAAATTGCTTATTATTATACATCTTAACTAACTTATTATAGAACCTAAAGATGCAAAAATCTTCAAAAAAACCTTTGGTTTCTATAAAGAACCTATCTAAACAGTTTGATGATGGTCACTTAGCAGTTGACTCTGTAAATCTTGATGTTTATCCAAAAGAATTTTTCTCTTTGCTAGGCGGATCTGGAAGTGGTAAAAGTACCCTGCTTAGAATGCTGGCAGGGTTTGAAAGACCAACTGATGGTAAAATAATTATCGATGGTGTTGATATGTCAAACACTCCACCATATAAAAGACCTGTAAATATGATGTTTCAATCTTATGCGTTATTTCCACATATGAATGTAAAACAGAATATCATGTTTGGTTTAAAGCAAGAGAAATCTTTAAAAAAAGAAGAAATTGAGAAAGCTACAGATGCCGCTTTAAAAATTATTAAGATGGATCATCTTGCTAAAAGAAAACCTCATCAACTATCTGGTGGTCAGCGTCAGCGTGTAGCTTTGGCAAGATGCTTAGCTAAAAGACCAAAATTAATCTTACTTGATGAGCCATTATCAGCTTTAGATAAAAACTTACGCGATCAAATGCAATTTGAGCTTGTTGATATTCAAGAGCAAACTGGTAGTACATTTATAATGGTAACTCATGATCAAGAGGAAGCTATGACAATGTCTACAAGAATTGGCATCATGACAGATGGTTGGTTAGAGCAAGTAAGTACTCCTTCAGAAATTTATGAGTTCCCTAAGAGTAGGTTTGTTGCTAACTTTATTGGTAAAAGTACAATTTTTGAAGGTCGTGTCGAAGAAGTTAGTAGAACTCGTAGCGTGATAACTTCTGAACAGGCTGGTACAGATTTTGTATTAAGAAGAAATATCGAAGCTATCGAAGACCAAGAGATATGGATAGGTTTACGCCCTGAAAAAATAGTCATTAGTAAAGAAAAACCAGAAGGTTATAATCCTAATCGCCCTGTAAACTGTATTAAAGGCATTGTTGAAGATATTGCTTATATGGGTGGATTATCTACTTATCATGTAAGGACTGAGAATGGTAGTATAGTCAAATCAACTGACTTTAATATCGAAAGAAATGCTGACCATCCTTCTTGGGATGATGAAGTATATCTTACTTGGGAATCACAAAATA
This Francisella opportunistica DNA region includes the following protein-coding sequences:
- a CDS encoding DUF3301 domain-containing protein; amino-acid sequence: MSIALYTLIFLAGCFFAWRNFMKNKEYAISVAERTAVKYNLDLLDDTVCLRKINLQFENKRPAFYRVYSFDYNTQISDDRYRGYIVIRNGRFDDIVVSEFEKADIVKESIISEQVVNTSLPQPANNIINFDE
- a CDS encoding DUF475 domain-containing protein is translated as MKILKYFYGSLFVTLIGITIAVFIYPTAPLETIYSVLILAILEISLSFDNAVINAKILGQMPQRWQKIFIYLGLPIAVFGMRLIFPILLVSVASGINFASVVTLALDNPQKYQAILEHSMPYICSFGGSFLLMVFLNFFLSENKGHHWIPLIENNIVTKKIRNYDGGYIFFAIIIGAITIYYADSNHQGSLALAFLLGIIVHESIGLLNSLFDTAKVSTTDVARNGLIGFIYLEIIDASFSFDGVIGAFAITANIIIIMIGLGIGAMFVRSLTILFVEKETLAKYIYLEHGAHYAIGFLALVLLLKIFMHIPELFSGSIGILVLTVAFIHSIISHKKLHN
- a CDS encoding HAD-IB family phosphatase; this translates as MKNIIFDFDSTLIKKESLELILEPILQKSPTKLKEIEHITNLGMQGDICFRDSLAKRLAIASPTRQSIKEFSDKYCPNLLTDGIKELVQKLKNKGFEIWVFSGGLTESIQPFADYLAIPRQNIFAVEAIWNRDGSFKALDNSNGACDSKLSAFEQAKDLINGEVIAIGDGYTDYQLYEKGYAAKFIAYIEHVEREKVINLSKYLARNVTELVSLIM
- a CDS encoding carotenoid oxygenase family protein produces the protein MSKLNLAFANVAEEFSQHLLKPQVSNLPDWFGGQILRVGPAKFEYGKVKLNHWFDGLAMLYSFESSKKDIYFSNKYLRSEQYFAANNGRMKYDEFGTMLPSKITSIIKTILGFKVEKPSCNVNIFSLSNRLLAATEATTLIEFSSNNLETLKEFRFNDKLKGQFSCAHPQLDPITQEQFNFVVDISRNCKYIIYKISKNSTKREKLYQFSDKQFIYNHTLFVTDNYVVLYLGPLRANPLEFLTKPIAEVISYDKNASCKFLLLNRNSLKATFIQAPTMVFLHSVNAFEVDNQIHLDFIEYTDSFDPYKKFYFKNIKTNDCKLKTQLVRTTIDISNAEISKRVVADYNVEFPRINQSFLMKSYRYVYLANRETEADFFNSIIKFDITDGSIDRYSFGDDHFVSEPIFIANPQAQSEDDGLIFVNVIDIQMQLSYIAYLNANDLTLVYKAYLPILIPPALHGIYLK
- a CDS encoding ABC transporter ATP-binding protein translates to MQKSSKKPLVSIKNLSKQFDDGHLAVDSVNLDVYPKEFFSLLGGSGSGKSTLLRMLAGFERPTDGKIIIDGVDMSNTPPYKRPVNMMFQSYALFPHMNVKQNIMFGLKQEKSLKKEEIEKATDAALKIIKMDHLAKRKPHQLSGGQRQRVALARCLAKRPKLILLDEPLSALDKNLRDQMQFELVDIQEQTGSTFIMVTHDQEEAMTMSTRIGIMTDGWLEQVSTPSEIYEFPKSRFVANFIGKSTIFEGRVEEVSRTRSVITSEQAGTDFVLRRNIEAIEDQEIWIGLRPEKIVISKEKPEGYNPNRPVNCIKGIVEDIAYMGGLSTYHVRTENGSIVKSTDFNIERNADHPSWDDEVYLTWESQNIMVLYS